The following are encoded in a window of Bradyrhizobium sp. WBOS07 genomic DNA:
- a CDS encoding DUF2235 domain-containing protein: MSKNIVVYSDGTGQDGGARPEQRISNIYKMYRVSRDHADTAIDPSRQVVFYDAGLGTDIGATALTAPVRFVQKMLGSIAGDGIKRNIADCYEFIINHYEDGDRIFLFGFSRGAYTVRSLANLLMLCGVPKKTPSGPLMRYRKAVKDIAWEAVDTVLEHGAGHPREQFEAERLELARRFQTKYGSGDGLDANAAAYFVGVFDTVAALGASGPRRRMIQAGLTLGVAALAFFASLVPAAIIGALTAIVSEAGLLWGFIVPAWLVTHLAMLIAVIWFWKRQRTVNLKTIYDFPNKGDPPRSHTAEWTGKNFDRLLSKHVRFARSANAIDETRKDFARVGWGGTEPSVHPATPGVPRLIQLWFAGNHSDIGGSYPEPESRLSDIALAWMCEQATSVPDGLITGPIYVDGIRMPKTGDNGPALNVFPGANGVQHCEIAGMRDTLDAYAASLPKWRWLQNLVGTRNWEVEVREINHQAPVHPTVRTRFDLPEVRQCAGVGAYRPSALASHDDFKRYYPQVESTTQSTGPA, translated from the coding sequence ATGAGCAAGAACATCGTCGTCTATTCCGACGGAACCGGCCAAGACGGCGGCGCGCGTCCGGAGCAGCGCATCAGCAACATCTACAAGATGTACCGTGTGAGCCGCGACCACGCGGACACGGCCATCGATCCGTCCAGGCAAGTGGTCTTCTACGACGCGGGCCTTGGGACGGATATCGGCGCTACCGCCCTCACCGCTCCGGTGCGCTTCGTCCAGAAGATGCTCGGATCCATCGCGGGCGACGGCATCAAGCGCAACATCGCCGACTGCTACGAATTCATCATCAACCACTACGAAGACGGTGACCGGATATTCCTCTTCGGGTTCAGCCGGGGCGCCTACACGGTCCGAAGCCTGGCGAACCTGCTGATGCTCTGCGGCGTCCCCAAGAAGACGCCCTCCGGCCCATTGATGCGCTACCGCAAGGCCGTGAAGGACATCGCTTGGGAAGCCGTGGATACCGTGCTGGAACACGGCGCGGGCCACCCGCGTGAGCAGTTCGAGGCGGAGAGGCTCGAACTGGCGCGGCGATTTCAGACCAAGTACGGCTCCGGCGACGGCTTGGATGCCAACGCCGCGGCATATTTCGTCGGCGTGTTCGATACGGTCGCTGCCCTCGGCGCCAGCGGTCCGCGACGCCGGATGATCCAGGCCGGCTTGACTCTCGGCGTCGCTGCCCTCGCCTTCTTCGCTTCGCTCGTTCCGGCCGCGATCATCGGTGCGCTGACGGCCATCGTCTCGGAGGCCGGCCTGCTATGGGGCTTCATCGTGCCGGCGTGGCTGGTCACGCATCTGGCGATGCTGATTGCCGTCATCTGGTTCTGGAAACGGCAGCGGACGGTCAATCTGAAGACCATCTACGACTTCCCGAACAAGGGCGATCCGCCGCGCTCTCATACCGCCGAGTGGACGGGCAAGAATTTCGATCGCCTTCTCAGCAAACATGTACGTTTTGCGCGCTCGGCGAACGCGATCGACGAGACGCGCAAGGATTTCGCCCGGGTCGGCTGGGGCGGCACCGAGCCGTCTGTGCACCCCGCAACGCCGGGTGTTCCGCGTCTCATCCAGCTCTGGTTCGCAGGGAACCACTCGGATATCGGCGGATCTTATCCGGAACCGGAATCGCGTTTGTCGGATATCGCCCTCGCCTGGATGTGCGAGCAGGCCACGTCCGTCCCGGACGGCTTGATCACCGGGCCGATCTACGTGGACGGGATCAGGATGCCGAAGACCGGTGACAACGGACCGGCACTGAACGTCTTCCCCGGCGCGAACGGCGTTCAGCATTGCGAGATCGCGGGCATGCGCGACACGCTCGACGCCTACGCCGCCAGTCTGCCGAAATGGCGATGGCTGCAAAACCTCGTCGGCACCAGGAACTGGGAAGTCGAAGTCCGCGAGATCAACCACCAGGCTCCGGTACATCCGACCGTGCGCACGCGCTTCGACCTGCCGGAAGTCAGACAATGTGCTGGCGTCGGCGCATATCGCCCAAGCGCGCTGGCGAGCCATGACGACTTCAAACGTTACTATCCGCAGGTAGAGTCGACGACACAATCGACCGGGCCTGCCTGA
- the qatB gene encoding Qat anti-phage system associated protein QatB yields the protein MPLAPVVPPTTPPPGVQPPRIAPEKRFAGARNSMGNYARSGDGRDLRRGLGHYVRSGYGGSNTATQRFGSTAETAGSLGYTLYSSASGAADAPIDAAALAGRSTEEIATAIIQAVRPVDGTQDAEAERAAIHDAMSDLLTQFPEADLLNLSDAEREFVIERFTALDVARRFELDVGKHLLQRSATPMVALSRLKQMRDYIAETVAASFRKLRDQGRTLTSGRIARVVQAALRDTFEVFEGYEE from the coding sequence TTGCCGCTCGCGCCCGTCGTTCCGCCGACGACACCGCCTCCCGGTGTCCAGCCGCCGCGCATCGCTCCCGAGAAGCGCTTCGCCGGCGCGCGCAACAGCATGGGAAACTACGCCAGATCCGGTGACGGCCGGGATCTGAGACGCGGACTCGGTCACTATGTCCGTAGCGGTTACGGCGGATCCAATACCGCGACCCAACGGTTCGGCAGCACCGCCGAGACGGCTGGCTCGCTCGGATACACGCTATATTCCAGCGCTTCGGGCGCGGCCGACGCGCCGATCGATGCGGCTGCTCTCGCGGGCCGGTCGACGGAAGAGATCGCCACCGCGATCATTCAGGCCGTCAGACCGGTCGACGGCACGCAGGATGCGGAAGCGGAGCGGGCCGCGATCCACGACGCCATGTCGGATCTACTGACTCAGTTTCCGGAAGCCGACCTTCTCAACTTGTCGGACGCCGAGCGGGAGTTCGTTATCGAGAGATTCACTGCCCTCGACGTCGCCAGGCGCTTCGAGCTTGACGTCGGCAAGCACCTGCTTCAGCGGTCCGCCACGCCAATGGTCGCGTTGTCTCGATTGAAGCAGATGCGGGATTACATCGCGGAAACCGTCGCCGCATCCTTCCGCAAGTTGCGCGATCAGGGAAGGACGCTCACTTCGGGACGGATCGCGCGCGTCGTGCAGGCCGCGCTACGCGATACATTCGAAGTGTTCGAGGGGTACGAAGAATGA
- the qatC gene encoding Qat anti-phage system QueC-like protein QatC, translating into MRLLCAPAEIGRLDEADTLRVILYGQAGAPGRASAGAAVRKDFRKERLAPHPRAWDLLSIANSVMVADAAGLRTDSPDGWTREFELEIAVMDPAFWNGAAPLIADTLAFLTTDRWHLHFIPGGAAAPEPARVVAPAQSCVALLSGGLDSLAGAIDLAAAGNHPLVVSKIVRGDSEKQEEFARAIGGGLRHIQLNDNAVVPKPKDTSQRARSIIFLAFGVVVATSLAPYRNGATVPLYVCENGFIAINPPLTGSRIGSLSTRTAHPQFLALFQDLLDAAGIRVSIRTPYADKTKGEMLKECADQELLGALAPRSTSCGRFQKFKYSHCGRCVPCQVRRAAFVAWGRPDQTKYAYEHLGRDDANHAGFDDVRSVGMALAATADDGFDRWLGSALSWPRIRRRDSLRDMLRRGLGELGALHAKYGVK; encoded by the coding sequence ATGAGGCTGCTCTGCGCGCCGGCGGAGATCGGCCGTCTCGACGAAGCCGACACGCTCAGGGTCATCCTGTACGGGCAGGCGGGCGCGCCCGGTCGGGCGAGCGCGGGAGCCGCCGTCCGCAAAGATTTTCGGAAGGAGCGTCTTGCGCCGCACCCGCGGGCTTGGGACCTCCTGTCCATAGCGAACTCGGTCATGGTCGCCGACGCCGCAGGGCTACGTACCGACAGTCCGGACGGATGGACGCGGGAATTCGAACTCGAGATCGCCGTGATGGATCCAGCGTTCTGGAACGGCGCGGCGCCGTTGATCGCCGATACGCTGGCCTTTCTGACGACGGACAGATGGCACCTGCACTTCATCCCCGGCGGGGCAGCCGCACCCGAACCCGCTCGCGTCGTCGCGCCGGCGCAGAGCTGTGTGGCGTTGCTGTCGGGCGGTCTCGACAGTCTGGCCGGAGCGATCGACCTCGCCGCAGCGGGAAACCACCCACTCGTCGTCAGCAAGATCGTGCGCGGCGACTCCGAGAAGCAGGAGGAGTTCGCGCGCGCGATCGGCGGTGGACTGCGGCACATTCAGCTCAACGACAACGCGGTCGTGCCGAAGCCGAAGGATACTTCGCAACGCGCCCGATCCATCATCTTCCTTGCGTTCGGAGTCGTCGTCGCGACGTCGCTGGCGCCGTATCGAAACGGAGCAACCGTTCCACTCTACGTCTGCGAGAACGGCTTCATAGCGATCAATCCTCCCCTTACCGGAAGCCGGATCGGAAGCTTGAGCACGCGCACGGCGCATCCCCAATTCCTGGCGCTGTTCCAGGATCTACTGGATGCCGCCGGCATTCGAGTGTCGATCCGCACGCCGTATGCCGACAAGACCAAAGGCGAGATGCTCAAGGAATGCGCCGATCAGGAGCTCTTGGGCGCCCTAGCGCCACGCTCGACGAGTTGCGGCAGGTTCCAAAAATTCAAATACAGCCACTGCGGACGATGCGTACCGTGCCAGGTCCGCAGAGCGGCTTTCGTCGCATGGGGGCGGCCGGATCAGACCAAGTACGCGTACGAACACCTCGGTAGAGACGATGCGAACCATGCGGGCTTCGACGATGTCCGTTCCGTCGGAATGGCATTGGCCGCCACCGCCGACGATGGATTCGACCGTTGGCTCGGGAGCGCGCTCTCGTGGCCTAGAATCCGGAGGCGCGACAGCTTGCGGGATATGCTACGCCGGGGGCTTGGCGAACTCGGCGCCTTGCAC
- a CDS encoding P-loop NTPase fold protein: MWPDNETERDFLNFSGVAETVAEIIVQAKGRPISIGVSGAWGIGKSSMIKLTRSAIAARRDESGKKAADKYVFVEFNAWLYQGYDDARAALMDVIADKLAKEAHGRQTALDKVASLAKRVKWLRAAKLAATSAASIYFGVPPVGAVGEIFELAKKVWSEGVGKETGEAAKKAAADAVQQGGELLNPKEETSPPKEIQALRDAFEQALEELGITLVVLIDDLDRCLPETTISTLEAIRLFLFLKSTAFVIAADNDMIKHAVRKHFVGVSDDLLVTNYFDKLIQVPIRVPQLGTQEVRAYMMLLFVDNSELSDDDKEKIRAGMIGQLKRTWQGKKVDRAFVQSLGVKLPEHLVGQFDTAERLASLMTTATGILGNPRLIKRFLNALSIRMTISKAQGVGVDEAVLAKLLLFERIGDTAAYAELVKNVSASDEGKPTFLQEWEDAATAGRDLDLKAPWNAPFVKEWLALSPALHDHDLRGALYVGREQAPLITPEDRLSSDGAELLAAMIEHPEMSGRLKDRLVRVPRMETTVMMDRLLERARKEQEWGAPPILTACIALADADPIQGPRLAAFIAARPHQQIQPSIVPKIGDRPWAASLLDGWLLSGDIARPVKTAISKTRPNGNVAV; encoded by the coding sequence ATGTGGCCCGATAACGAGACCGAGCGGGACTTCCTGAACTTCTCCGGCGTTGCCGAAACCGTGGCCGAGATCATTGTGCAGGCCAAGGGACGCCCGATCTCGATCGGCGTGTCTGGCGCCTGGGGCATCGGCAAGTCCTCGATGATCAAGCTCACCCGCTCGGCGATCGCCGCCAGGAGGGACGAGAGCGGGAAGAAGGCCGCCGACAAGTACGTCTTCGTCGAATTCAATGCCTGGCTCTACCAGGGATATGACGACGCGCGTGCTGCGTTGATGGACGTGATCGCTGATAAGCTCGCGAAGGAGGCGCACGGCCGGCAGACGGCGCTCGATAAGGTCGCGTCCCTTGCCAAGCGCGTGAAATGGCTCCGGGCCGCGAAGCTCGCAGCGACCTCGGCCGCCTCGATCTATTTCGGGGTGCCCCCGGTCGGGGCGGTCGGCGAGATCTTCGAGCTCGCCAAAAAGGTCTGGTCCGAAGGCGTCGGGAAGGAAACCGGCGAAGCCGCCAAGAAAGCTGCGGCGGACGCCGTGCAGCAAGGCGGCGAACTGCTGAACCCGAAGGAGGAAACGTCACCGCCGAAGGAAATCCAGGCGCTGCGCGACGCGTTCGAACAGGCGCTCGAGGAGCTCGGGATAACTTTGGTCGTCCTGATCGACGATCTCGACCGATGCCTGCCGGAGACCACGATCTCGACACTGGAGGCGATCCGCCTCTTTCTGTTCCTCAAGAGCACCGCCTTCGTGATCGCGGCCGACAACGACATGATCAAGCACGCCGTCCGGAAGCACTTCGTCGGCGTCAGCGACGACCTGCTGGTCACCAACTACTTCGACAAGCTCATCCAAGTTCCCATTCGGGTACCGCAGCTCGGGACCCAGGAGGTCCGCGCCTACATGATGCTCCTGTTCGTGGACAACAGCGAGTTGTCCGACGACGACAAGGAGAAGATCCGCGCCGGCATGATTGGCCAGCTCAAACGGACGTGGCAGGGAAAGAAGGTCGACCGGGCCTTCGTCCAGTCGCTTGGCGTGAAGTTGCCCGAGCATCTTGTTGGTCAATTCGACACGGCCGAGAGGCTCGCCTCGCTCATGACGACGGCGACGGGGATTCTGGGAAATCCGCGGCTGATCAAGCGCTTCCTGAACGCGCTCTCGATCCGGATGACGATCTCGAAAGCGCAGGGCGTCGGCGTCGACGAAGCAGTGCTCGCCAAGCTATTGCTGTTCGAGCGCATCGGCGACACCGCGGCTTATGCCGAACTGGTCAAAAACGTCAGCGCCTCCGACGAGGGAAAGCCTACGTTCCTCCAAGAATGGGAAGACGCGGCGACAGCGGGGCGCGATCTCGATTTGAAGGCGCCGTGGAACGCTCCCTTCGTGAAGGAATGGTTGGCGCTCTCGCCGGCCCTCCACGACCACGACCTGCGCGGCGCGCTCTACGTCGGCCGCGAGCAGGCTCCGCTCATCACGCCCGAAGACCGCCTGTCTTCGGACGGGGCCGAACTTCTCGCCGCGATGATTGAGCATCCTGAGATGTCGGGCCGCCTGAAGGATCGCCTAGTCCGCGTTCCTCGCATGGAAACGACGGTGATGATGGATCGTCTGCTCGAGCGTGCTCGCAAAGAGCAGGAATGGGGCGCTCCGCCTATTTTGACCGCCTGCATCGCGCTCGCCGATGCGGATCCGATTCAAGGTCCGAGGCTTGCGGCGTTCATCGCTGCCCGTCCCCACCAGCAGATCCAGCCGAGCATCGTACCGAAGATTGGCGATCGTCCCTGGGCGGCTTCGCTGCTCGACGGTTGGCTCTTGTCTGGGGACATAGCGAGGCCCGTGAAGACCGCGATCAGCAAGACGAGGCCAAATGGGAACGTCGCAGTCTAG
- a CDS encoding thiamine biosynthesis protein ThiF, translated as MAAISAADDIPIPVRRALRLIEAHPSVERVTAERIEGNDAIRAIVEIRTELPNAWRAAGVSPSGVRAVEPVTFIFTAGYPLGAPLIRLRADFNRSHPHIQPSRNGGPPEPCLVAGSPREVLRVRGIGGLFEQLVDWLDKAAMAQLIDPEHGWEPVRRDGIDDVIVADPTWLTGLPTREGGCSVFPAWYYAYREATLSTYRIGIPRAAPVPLGPRFAGEWRYAPVGDDGQTGNAHALIAWSGKLPTGRPFVADRYLPETVTTIDELLKRAAELGCREFLEPKLGILQERVSQSKLKEKQPIAVILLARRPFEVIGTTSPIEICPYVVELRGGEALSSGSGKLVRTATHRDEISPELLRRAAGDDGQALRPWTLLGCGSIGSKLAVHLARSGRGPAALIDDGILQPHNFARYATLPSDTKVESFWSIPKAHYLAEALATLKQPTVPHVVDVVARAFDDQSIAPLVARNSFAVVNTTGSASVREALVLPGVTVDRPRVVEACMLGIGSVGLMSVEGPAANPSATDLICEAYRLIHSDPTLRNEVFNTKAEAIAIGQGCAAITMPLSDGRLSSFAAPMSEHIRRLQRDGLPETGEVLVGSLAADGLNQIWHRKDIRPRIVVGDGTDSVVRLSPEVDDTIRREVAARRGSETGGIILGRYLDVANVFHVVGTMPAPPDSKFSRDEFVLGTEGLRPMLEDLIEGSGGALYALGTWHNHLVPSGPSGKDVKTAALLSIRQYFPLLMLIHTPAGYVHFTAEALSGAGSSHSAVVKVAR; from the coding sequence ATGGCGGCGATCTCCGCGGCAGACGACATTCCCATACCCGTCCGACGGGCGCTGCGCCTCATTGAGGCTCACCCGTCCGTCGAACGGGTGACCGCCGAACGGATCGAAGGAAACGACGCCATCCGGGCCATCGTGGAGATCCGGACCGAACTCCCGAACGCATGGAGGGCCGCAGGTGTCAGCCCGTCGGGCGTCCGCGCGGTCGAGCCCGTGACGTTCATCTTCACGGCAGGATATCCCCTGGGGGCGCCGCTTATCCGCCTCCGCGCGGACTTCAATCGCAGTCATCCGCACATTCAGCCCTCTAGGAATGGCGGTCCACCTGAACCGTGTCTCGTCGCCGGTTCGCCGCGTGAGGTTCTGCGGGTTCGCGGAATAGGCGGCCTTTTCGAGCAACTGGTCGACTGGCTGGACAAGGCTGCGATGGCGCAGCTGATCGATCCGGAGCACGGCTGGGAGCCGGTGCGGCGTGACGGGATCGACGACGTGATCGTCGCGGATCCGACCTGGTTGACGGGTCTGCCCACCAGAGAGGGCGGCTGCTCGGTCTTCCCGGCGTGGTACTACGCTTACCGCGAAGCAACTTTGTCTACCTACCGGATCGGCATCCCGCGCGCCGCTCCGGTACCGCTGGGGCCGCGGTTCGCCGGCGAATGGCGATATGCGCCTGTCGGCGATGACGGGCAAACCGGCAACGCTCACGCACTGATCGCGTGGTCCGGTAAACTCCCGACCGGTCGGCCGTTCGTGGCGGATCGCTACCTTCCGGAAACGGTCACGACGATTGACGAGCTCTTGAAGCGGGCGGCCGAACTAGGCTGCCGCGAATTCCTGGAGCCGAAGCTCGGAATCCTGCAGGAGCGGGTTTCGCAATCGAAATTGAAGGAGAAGCAGCCGATAGCCGTCATTCTGTTGGCGCGACGCCCGTTCGAGGTGATCGGCACGACTTCGCCGATCGAGATATGCCCCTACGTCGTGGAATTGCGCGGCGGCGAGGCGCTCTCGTCAGGCAGCGGCAAGCTGGTCAGGACCGCCACGCACCGAGATGAGATATCACCCGAATTGCTGCGACGCGCTGCGGGCGACGACGGGCAGGCGCTGCGCCCGTGGACGCTCCTCGGCTGCGGAAGCATCGGATCCAAACTCGCAGTTCATCTCGCCAGGTCCGGACGGGGACCCGCGGCCCTCATCGACGACGGCATCCTGCAACCTCACAATTTCGCGCGCTACGCCACGCTTCCCTCCGACACGAAAGTCGAAAGCTTCTGGTCCATTCCAAAGGCGCACTACCTGGCCGAGGCACTCGCGACCCTCAAGCAGCCGACGGTGCCGCACGTCGTGGACGTCGTCGCGCGCGCATTCGATGACCAATCGATCGCCCCTTTGGTCGCCCGAAACAGCTTTGCCGTCGTCAATACGACCGGCTCCGCAAGCGTGCGCGAGGCGCTGGTCTTGCCTGGAGTCACGGTCGATCGGCCCCGGGTGGTCGAGGCATGCATGCTGGGCATCGGAAGCGTCGGCCTGATGTCGGTGGAGGGGCCGGCGGCCAACCCGTCGGCGACCGATCTGATCTGCGAGGCCTATCGCCTGATCCATTCGGATCCCACCCTCAGGAACGAGGTCTTCAACACGAAGGCCGAAGCGATCGCGATCGGTCAGGGCTGCGCGGCCATCACGATGCCGCTGTCGGACGGCCGCTTGTCCTCGTTCGCGGCGCCGATGTCCGAGCATATTCGCCGGCTCCAACGCGACGGTCTTCCCGAGACCGGCGAAGTGCTGGTCGGCAGTTTGGCGGCCGATGGGCTGAACCAGATATGGCATCGCAAGGATATCCGGCCGCGCATCGTCGTAGGCGACGGCACGGACAGCGTCGTGCGCCTTAGTCCGGAGGTCGACGACACGATCCGGCGAGAGGTCGCTGCGCGCCGTGGCTCGGAGACGGGCGGCATCATCCTCGGCCGCTATTTGGACGTCGCCAACGTCTTCCACGTCGTCGGCACGATGCCCGCGCCGCCCGACAGCAAATTCTCGCGCGACGAGTTCGTGCTGGGCACCGAGGGACTGAGGCCCATGCTGGAAGATCTGATCGAAGGATCTGGCGGCGCGCTCTACGCGCTCGGGACCTGGCACAATCATCTCGTCCCCAGTGGCCCGTCCGGGAAGGACGTGAAGACCGCCGCTCTGCTTTCGATACGTCAGTATTTTCCGTTGCTGATGCTGATCCACACGCCGGCTGGATATGTCCATTTCACCGCTGAAGCCTTATCCGGAGCCGGCAGCTCACACAGCGCCGTGGTCAAGGTGGCAAGATGA
- a CDS encoding SLATT domain-containing protein has translation MTTIINGPEGRNGKTCLDPSIPADPERVAFESQVRESFGRCAYTHKTHEKMAEGYAARLTHIKLGQIVLSALTTGGAVGVIFDRNSVFYPYATALLAISLLILNSYVKDIDPGEAAQKHREAASDIWNIREAYLSLLADIRDASISLAELRRRRDELQAQLHKIYRIAPHTDARAYGKAQDALKNKEDLTFTDAEIDAFLPAPLKRGANTDLIKSETNS, from the coding sequence ATGACGACAATCATCAATGGTCCCGAAGGCAGAAATGGAAAGACGTGTTTGGATCCCTCTATCCCGGCTGACCCAGAGCGCGTCGCCTTCGAAAGTCAGGTGCGAGAGAGTTTCGGACGCTGCGCCTACACTCACAAGACGCACGAGAAAATGGCCGAGGGCTATGCCGCGCGCCTCACGCACATAAAACTCGGCCAGATCGTGCTGTCCGCGCTGACCACGGGCGGCGCCGTCGGCGTGATATTTGATCGCAATTCGGTCTTCTACCCCTACGCAACGGCCCTGCTCGCCATCTCTCTCCTCATCCTCAACAGCTACGTCAAGGACATCGATCCCGGCGAGGCTGCCCAAAAGCATCGCGAAGCGGCTTCCGACATCTGGAACATCCGGGAAGCCTATCTCAGCCTGCTCGCGGATATACGCGACGCTTCGATTTCGCTCGCGGAGCTCCGCCGACGTCGCGACGAACTGCAGGCCCAACTCCACAAGATTTATCGCATCGCGCCCCATACCGACGCGAGGGCTTACGGCAAGGCTCAGGACGCTCTGAAAAACAAGGAAGATTTGACCTTCACAGACGCCGAAATCGACGCCTTCCTGCCGGCACCGCTGAAGCGGGGCGCCAATACCGACCTCATTAAGTCTGAAACGAACTCTTAG
- a CDS encoding Fic family protein produces the protein MVLARRRPSSPFDFDKLRQIHRYLFQDVYEWAGKPRTCDLRKAAYSDSDESPKHFTASPKIKSEADRIFGALVRDNELRGLALNDFIDHASELFVEINNLHPFREGNGRAQRLFLSALAENAGHELAFDVVTKERMINISVAGIDGDVSGAKRLFQEISDPRRVKALRKALSFLQKSHSVPWNDLYVATTTAGQAYAGVLVGIAGNDYMMRVSENPQEWIAIGDADDLPENSSGGDSIVLTAKRF, from the coding sequence ATGGTACTTGCCCGCAGACGGCCCAGTTCCCCCTTTGACTTCGATAAGTTAAGGCAGATTCATCGATATCTCTTCCAAGATGTCTATGAATGGGCGGGGAAACCTAGAACATGCGACCTCCGAAAGGCGGCATACTCGGACTCGGACGAAAGCCCAAAACATTTCACGGCCAGCCCAAAGATAAAATCTGAAGCCGACCGAATCTTCGGTGCGCTGGTCCGAGACAACGAATTGCGCGGATTGGCCCTGAACGATTTCATCGATCACGCGTCCGAACTCTTCGTCGAAATCAACAACCTCCATCCCTTCAGGGAAGGCAACGGGAGAGCGCAGCGCTTGTTTCTTAGCGCGCTCGCCGAGAACGCCGGCCACGAACTTGCTTTCGACGTCGTCACGAAAGAGCGCATGATCAACATTAGCGTCGCGGGAATCGACGGCGACGTGTCCGGAGCAAAGCGTCTGTTCCAGGAGATATCGGATCCAAGAAGGGTGAAGGCGCTCAGAAAAGCGCTCAGTTTCCTCCAAAAATCGCATTCGGTCCCCTGGAACGATCTCTACGTCGCCACAACGACCGCAGGCCAAGCCTACGCCGGCGTGCTCGTCGGCATTGCCGGCAACGACTACATGATGCGCGTGTCCGAAAATCCGCAGGAGTGGATCGCGATCGGCGATGCCGACGACCTTCCGGAAAATTCGTCCGGAGGCGACAGCATCGTTCTGACCGCCAAGCGGTTCTGA
- a CDS encoding metallohydrolase, with the protein MVLFETESGRRILTDINIREAADDEDDDTPNVGKQLRNKLDRDDKGRLFVDGFLNTHPDADHIRGLVKHFHLGDPSTWVKADDKIIIREMWSSPIVFRRAKAKDEDHVLCADAEAWRDEARRRANRFKKERTAEDGNRILILGEDVDGKTDDLTEILVKVDEVFSKICGVQDTSFEARLLAPMPADDEAEEEVLTKNNSSVIMRLDLKVSKVTRGRFLLGGDAEVAIWDRIWERNKKWPERLQYDVLIAPHHCSWHSLSYDSWSEKGEKAKVSEPARSALGQPLDGALIVASSKTIKDDKNDPPCIRAKREYIDILDPVKGEFKCVADSPGDDPLAIEVTSAGPRIRRAAVAVSVAAGTGIGSQPLAHG; encoded by the coding sequence ATGGTGCTGTTCGAGACCGAGTCCGGTCGCCGGATCCTGACCGACATCAACATCCGGGAGGCGGCCGACGACGAGGACGACGACACCCCCAACGTTGGGAAACAGCTCCGGAACAAGCTCGATCGGGACGATAAGGGGAGGCTGTTCGTCGATGGCTTTCTGAACACCCATCCGGACGCCGACCACATCCGGGGCCTGGTCAAGCACTTCCATCTCGGCGACCCGTCGACCTGGGTGAAGGCCGACGACAAGATCATCATCCGTGAAATGTGGTCCTCGCCGATCGTGTTCCGCCGGGCGAAGGCGAAGGACGAGGATCACGTCCTTTGCGCCGACGCCGAAGCTTGGCGCGACGAGGCCCGCCGTCGCGCCAACAGGTTCAAGAAGGAACGGACCGCCGAGGACGGCAACCGCATCCTGATCCTGGGCGAGGACGTCGACGGCAAGACCGATGACCTGACGGAAATCCTGGTGAAGGTCGACGAGGTGTTCTCGAAGATCTGCGGCGTACAGGACACTTCCTTCGAGGCGCGGCTGCTGGCACCGATGCCTGCCGACGACGAAGCGGAGGAGGAGGTTCTGACGAAGAACAACTCCAGCGTCATCATGCGTCTGGACCTGAAGGTGTCCAAGGTCACCCGCGGGCGCTTCCTTCTCGGCGGCGACGCCGAGGTCGCGATCTGGGACCGCATCTGGGAGCGCAACAAGAAGTGGCCCGAGCGTCTGCAGTACGACGTTCTGATCGCTCCGCACCACTGTTCGTGGCACAGCCTTTCCTACGATAGCTGGTCCGAAAAGGGCGAGAAAGCCAAGGTGTCCGAGCCCGCCCGGAGCGCCCTCGGGCAGCCGCTGGATGGCGCGCTGATCGTGGCCAGCAGCAAGACCATCAAGGACGACAAGAACGATCCGCCGTGCATCCGTGCGAAGCGCGAATACATCGATATCCTCGATCCCGTGAAGGGCGAATTCAAGTGCGTCGCCGACAGTCCGGGCGACGACCCGCTGGCGATCGAGGTCACTTCGGCCGGACCGCGCATCAGACGCGCTGCGGTCGCCGTCAGCGTCGCCGCCGGTACCGGTATCGGAAGCCAGCCGCTCGCCCACGGATGA
- a CDS encoding helix-turn-helix domain-containing protein: MVAAALKTHVVAPEERSSAKGLLDLLAEAGGGGIGQVKLVFEPILGRKSAVVVPEGLVDVIKDLAGLIEGSRQISLFADDPEVTPEQASDLLGISRPTVVQRIKQGDLNARMVGAHHRIRMSDLIAFRQNEAEKTKTEFEARSKAARFAVANTVIEGGHVLPETEELMNEWVRGEIDDDELIEQGLKRFGPGA, from the coding sequence ATGGTCGCTGCGGCATTGAAGACACACGTCGTCGCTCCCGAAGAACGCTCTTCGGCGAAAGGTTTGCTGGATCTTCTCGCCGAGGCTGGCGGCGGCGGAATCGGCCAGGTCAAGCTCGTGTTTGAACCCATCCTCGGCCGAAAGTCGGCAGTCGTGGTGCCAGAGGGGTTGGTGGATGTCATCAAAGACTTGGCAGGTCTCATCGAAGGAAGCCGGCAAATCAGCTTGTTTGCCGACGATCCCGAAGTTACGCCGGAACAGGCATCGGACCTGCTTGGCATCTCGCGCCCTACAGTCGTTCAACGTATCAAGCAGGGTGATTTGAACGCTCGGATGGTCGGAGCGCATCACCGCATCCGTATGTCCGATCTGATCGCGTTCCGGCAGAATGAAGCTGAGAAGACCAAGACCGAGTTCGAAGCTCGCTCCAAAGCTGCTCGGTTCGCGGTGGCCAATACCGTCATCGAGGGCGGCCACGTGCTGCCCGAAACCGAGGAATTGATGAATGAGTGGGTGCGCGGAGAGATCGACGACGACGAGTTGATCGAACAAGGCCTCAAGAGGTTCGGCCCCGGTGCCTGA